DNA sequence from the Halorussus limi genome:
ACGCCGAACGTAACGACGCAGACGCCGAACACACCCGTGCCGACATTTCGAAGGCAAAGTAGTTGAACGACTATGAACCGACGACGATCCGGGAGGGTGTCGAGCCGTTCATCGAGGTACTAGGGGAACCGGAACTGCTACGAACTGCTCGTCCGTAACTCGTGAACACACGACGGTTCGCCTTCGAGAAGTTGGCCTGTGGTCGAGACGACCATCTCCGGTCGGCTGTTCGTGGCAAGCGCTATTGTAGCCGCCACAGTATCCCCAAGGGAGAATGTCGTTTTCGTTAGATGAAGACGAACGACACTCCATGATTGTCGACGCTTGTACATATCTCGGCGGCCCGGATGTTTTCCACAGTCGTCCCCGTAGAGTGCGTCTGGGCCGACTTCCACACTGTGTTCGTCTTGGTCTGTCGTAACGCTCATCATTCGAAACTTAACAGGCCCTATCGTCGTTTACGTGGAGGTACGGGAATGAAACAGAAAACACTAACCGTCACGCTCGTAGCTATCCGATATGAGTGACGAACCTAACGTATTCATACTTTCGGCTGATTCTCTAAACCAGCAGTATTTTTCCGATTTCCTCCCCGAGTTAGCAGACCTCGTTAATGCCGTCGACTTTACCGATGCAATTGCAACCGCCTCGGACACGAACTCGGCGATGCCGGGATTGGCGACGAGCGTCTACTCTGACTCGGTCCCCGGATGGGGCCTCCCAGACGAGGACCCACCGGTAACGATCGCTGAACGACTGGCGAAGAGCGGATACGACTGTGGCCTCTGGACCGACAACTACCTGTTCGGGGAAGAGTACAACTACACTACCGGGTTTAGCGCGGGGAACCTTGGAACCCCGACATGGAAGAAGCGTCTCGTCAACGCCATCCGGGAAAGCCCGTTTGAGCAGACTCTAAATATCGCTGAATGGGTCTATTTCAATGTCTTCTCCCAACTGAAGGGGAAAATCGCATCCGAAGAATCGTTCTATCGAACGGCCGAAGACCTTCATTCGAGCGCGTTGGAGTGGATTCGAACGTCTAACGATAGTCCGACGTTCTGTTGGATTCACTACATGGACACGCACCATCCGTACGAACCGCCGAGCGACTACCTCAATCCGATATCGTTTAACGAGAGCAGAAGTCGCTCGAAACTCGGGGAGTTCACCCGGAACGTTATCAAAGCGAACGGGGAGGGATTTTCCGACTCAGAAATAGAAGACGTCCGGAAGGCGTACCGGGCGTCCTGCCGCTACCTCTTTGAGGAGGTTAGACGATTTATCCAGATCCTCGTAGAGGAGAACCATTTCAAGCCGAGTAAAGACGTTCTCGTGTTCACGGCCGATCATGGGGAGTGTCTCTCACCGAGAGAACACGGAGTGATGGGACACGTCCCACCTGCATTCTGGGAGGAAATTGTGAACGTACCACTACTCGTCAGTAGACCCAATTGGGACCGTGAAACGGTCGAGGGACAGGTGAGTCTAATCGACGTTATGCCGACGATTCTCGATGCGGTAGGAGTAGACATCCCCGGTTCGGCGGAAGGTACCGCTTGGAGAACTCCGAAAGACGCAGTTGTCGAGCAGTCTATGTTCGTATCGGAGTGGCAAGCGACCAACTGGGACTCTCGCCAAACGTATCGCGGTGTCCGCACGGACGCGGGGTGGAAGCTTTTTGGTGCACATAAGGATGGAACCGACGTCGGAATACTGGCACGCCGGTCTCCAGAGGATTCCGAGGAGGAGGTTTACATCGGTGACAGCAATCCTATGGGTGAATTCGGTGACCGCTGGCACGAACTTTCCGCCGAACTCGATCGGGGACCCATTCTCGGGACGGACGAAAAGATCGAGACTGAGGACTCCGTCGAAGACCACCTGCGCGACCTCGGTTACGTCGAATAGTCCGCTAGCCGTCGACCTTCGACAATTGTTCGTGATACTGTTTGAGAGACCGTTGCTTATTGAACTCCTGCTCAAACACCTCTCGAGCGCGTTCTCCCATCTTTTCGGTCATTTCCGGGTCATCAAGCCATCGTGTAATTGCGTCGACGATCTGGTCGGGAGACTGCGGGTCGACGCGGATTCCACAGCCCGTCCGTTCGACGACTCGACCGATTTCAGAGTCGGGTTTCGAAATCGCCAAGACCGCCTGCCCGCTCGCGAGTGCAGTATAGAACTTGCTCGAAACACATAGACCCTCGACGCCCTCTTCCATCGTCACGAGCGCGATGTCGCCGGACGTCAGCGAATCGGGGAGTACTTCCTTAGGCTGGTACGGCAAGAACGAGACCGTGTCGAGCCCGTAGTCCGCTGCCATCTCCATCAGCTTAGGCTTCTTACCACCCTCGCCGATGAAGAGAAACTCGAACTGGTCAGATACGCTGCGACGTGTTTTCTCCAGTTTACTCGCGGCCTCGACGACACTCTCAAGGTCGTGATGGAGCCCAAGGTTTCCGGAGTAAAGCACCGTCGTTGGTTCAACGAGGTTGTGTTCCCAGGAGAACTCGTTCTCGGTTTTCTGCTGGGGTTGGATGAATTCACCATCCTCCCAGTTGTGGATGACAGTGACGTTACATTCCTCCCCGTACTTACTGACGAGCGTCTCTTTCATCGTCTCACCGATTGTTATCACCTCGTCTGCACGCCGATACGCACAGCGGTTGAGCCAGTCCCACACGCGATAGACGACACCGTCCTCGGAGAGGTACCCCAGTTCCACTGCCATATCAGGATAGAGGTCGTAGACGACGGGGACGTAGGAGTAGCCGCGGATGGTCCCGAGCCACCACCCGAGGATGGGGAGGAACGGTGGTGCAGTTGGGAGCAGGAGCGTTTGCTTTCGACGACTGAACAGGAGGTGCAAGAACGCACTTAAGAAGAACGATACATCATTCAGTAGACGGTACTTCGTTCCCTCGTTCTTGTCGAATCGCGTCGCAATGATTCGCCGGATAGGGACACCTTCGTACACCTCAAACTTCGGTTCTGTTCGTTCCCTGTCCGCAGACGAGTACGCGGGTTGGCCAGTGAGTACGTCGATATCGACTCCACGGTCGGCGAGACCTATTGCCAGTTCGGTCAGAATCGTGGCATTTGCAGAGGTGTCCGGATGGAAGAATTGAGTCACCATCTTCACGGAAGGCCCCTCCCATTTGTCGTTCGTGTTCTCAGGCATGTTTGTCCGTGAGTCTTCGCCCGGGGTATAATAAACAACTGAAAACCACTTGGAGTAGTTTTCGTGTCGAAGATAATTGAGTCGCATCACACCGAATCCGCAGGAATTAGGTACCCCAGTGAGAGGGAAGAGATATGGACTGGAAAGATGACAGAGTCCTCGTTACTGGTGGTGCCGGGTTCATCGGTAGCCACCTCACGGAACGCCTCCTCGAATTGGGTACCGAAGTCGTGGTCGCCGACGACTTCTCCCGCGGCTCCCGCGAGAACATCGAACACCTCCTCAACGACATAGAGCTCCGGACGGTCGACCTGACGACTCACAAGGGGTGCGTCGAAGCGACCGAGGGCGTCGACCATGTCTTCCACCTGGCGGCCAGCGTGGGCGGCATCCACTACATCCAGCGCGAGAACGTCGGTGGACTCACCCCCAGCGTACTGATGAACCAGAACATGCTGGAGGCTGCCCGCATCAACGACGTGGACCGCCTCCTGTTCGCCTCAAGTGCCTGCATCTACCGCCAGCAGCATGACGACCTCAACCGGTTCAGCGAGGACCAGGCCATCCCTGCGAACCCTCACAGTACCTACGGGTGGGCCAAGGTCCTCGGTGAGGTCGCCTGCGAGGCCTACCACGAAGACTGCGACCTCGACACGGCGATGGTCCGCATCTTCAACTGCTACGGGCCGCGCGAGAGCCTCGACCCTGACAGCAGTCACGTCATCCCGTCGCTGTGCCGGAAGGTTATAGAAGAACCCGACGGTGGGTCCATCGAACTGTTCGGTGACGGCACCCAGCAGCGGGGCTTCATCTACATCGCCGACCTCGTGGAGGGGATGATCCGCGCCATTGAGAAGAAGGTCGATGGCGAACCCGTCAACCTCGGTAACGGCGACGAGGTCGTCACTATCAACGAACTCGCCGAGACCATCGTCGACATCTCGGGCAAGGACATCTCCATCCAGCACGACCTCTCGAAGCCGACTGGCACCGACAAGTACGCCGCCGACGACACGAAAATGAAGGAAGAACTCAACTGGGAGCCGACCGTCAAGTTCGAGGTCGGCGTCAAAGAGGTGTACGACTGGGCAAAGGAGCAACTCGACGCCGAGAAAGCTGCCGCCACGGCGGGTGGTTCCCAATGAGCTTCGACAGCGAGCGCGTGCTCGTAACGGGCGGGGCGTCGTTCATCGGGTCACACCTCGTGGAGGACCTCGTCGAACGGGGGGCGCGCGTGCGAGTGGCCGACGACTTCTCCAGCGGTACCATCGAGAACCTCGCGGCGGTCAAAGACGAGATCGAAGTGTTGGACGGCAACCTCAAACGCCGGTCGTTCGCCGAAGAGGCCACGCAAGACATCGACCGCGTCTTCCACCTCGCTGCCGACCATGGCGGCCGAGGATACATCTCAAACTACCCCGCGAACTGCGCCACCAACATGGCGCTGGACAACATCGTCTTCGAGACGGCGGTCGAGAACGGCGTCGAGAAGATCACCTTCGCCTCCAGCGCGTGTACCTATCCCACGGACATCCAGCAGGAGCAGCGCCCACTCCGCGAAGACATGGTGAGCTTCGACGAGCGTGGTGGCGCGTACGCCGACGAGGCCTACGGCTGGGCGAAACTAATGGGTGAGCGCTCCCTGCAAGCGTTCCACGAGCAGTACGGCGTCGACGCGAGTGCAGTCCGGATCTTCACCGCGTACGGTCCCCGGGAGAACGAGACCCACGCCATTGTCGCCCTCATCGCGAAGGCCTACGCTGAGCAGGACCCCTACCAAATCTGGGGCGACGGTGAGCAGACCCGCAACTTTACCTACGTCTCGGACATCGTGAGCGCGCTCGTGCTGGCCAACGAGAGGATCTCGGACGCCACACCGGTCAACGCCGGGATACCAGACTACATCTCTATCAACGAGGTCGCGGAGGCCATCTTCGACTACCTCGACTGGGAGCCTGACGAGATAAATCGGATGACCGACAAACCGGTCGGGGTCCGCCACCGCGCGGCTGACACGACCCGTGCCGAGGAGCTACTGGGCTGGGAGCCCGAGCACTCGCTCAAAGACGGGATGGCCGAGACCATCGACTGGTACGTCGAGAATCGGGACAAGGGGTACGTCCAAGAGAATCTGGAGACACTGCTCCACGAGCGGTAACGCCAGTTATAGCGAGGTATACACCTCCTCGATTTCATTGAAGTGGCCCTCGACAGGGAACCTCTCTAGAGCGTGTTCGCGACCAGTCACACCCATTTGACTGCAAAGTGATTCGTTCTCATAGAGTTCCGTTAATCGCTCGGCAATCTCGTCCGGTGCATTCTTCTTGGGAACGATAAACCCTGTTTCGCCATGCGTAATCTGTTCTGGAATTCCGCCACTTCGACTTCCGACGACGGGCTTTGCTGCAAGCATTCCCTCAAGGACGACCCCTGGGAACGGGTCCTCATGGCGGGGGAGGTGAACAACTACATCAGCAGCAATGAGTGCCTCCACGACGTCGGGGTAGAAGCCGGTCAGGTGAACGCGTTCCTGCTTTACAGCGGCAGTCTCAAGACTATCGGCGTATTCTTCATGTCCATCTACTCGACCGCCCATGAGGCAGAACTCAATATCATCGTATTCTTCAAGATAGTCGGCTACATCAAGCAAGCGGTCATGGCCCTTCGTCTGAGCTAATTTCGAGACCTGAAGAACCACAAATGATTCAGGATCGATACCAAGACGATTATAGAACTCGTCATCGTTTGGAGGGTTTCTGAATCGTTCGGGCGACGGCACACCGTCGTGGACGACTTGAATGTTTTTGCTTTCGATACCTACATCGTGGAACAATCGCTCTTGAGTCCGTTTAGAGACGCAGATTATCCGGTCAGAACAGAGTGCGGTAAACCGCGCGAGAAACCACCGTAACCACCAAGAATCAACGTGCGCTCGGACATGGCAGACCGTCTTTGCCCCGGCAAGCTTTCCAGCGATAAGTCCATGGGGATATTTTATTTCATTGACGTGGACGATATCAACATCCTCCCGGTAGATGTGTATCGTCAATGTAACTGTTGCGATAAGGCTGTAAAGGAGAAAACCGATGTGACCTAGTAATGATCGCCGAAGACGAAGAGGTTCGGTCCAGTGAATGATGGTTTCGATCCCGGTCTTATCATACCATTCCATAATACCTTCATCACCGGGGAGAATAGCTATCGTGTGATGTCTCCCTCGTTCCCTAATTCCCTTAGCGAGACGGAACATCCATTGTGATGCTCCACTGTGTATTTGAGTGGAGGAGCCGTAATACAGAATCTTCATCTATCGACTGTTACCCACTACCCCAATTATATCTTTTTCCTTCGTCAGTTGGCCGATGTCATCGCCAGAGTCTTTAGGAGTACGAGACGGTTAAACTAAAGTTTAGACGCTCCAACTACGTCGCATGGCCAATGGTCTGTGCGAATCTCTTCAGTCTCTCGATGTAGAGAACGTTTTCGTGTACGTCGGAGATGCTGTCCGATGGGACTACCTCCCGGACGAGATATCGTCGGAAGGAGCAGTCATCAAAACTGTGGCGGCCTCTGTCCACAGTCCACCGTCGTTCGCGTCACTATCAACCGGTCTCTATCCACCAACTCACGGTGTCTCCTCGTTCTCGAATCAAGTACATCCAAACATTCCAACCCTCTTCGACTTAGACGGATACGAAACGCGATTTCTTAACTCCGTCCGTGAACAGTCTCATGATGTGGACCCGATCTATTCGGTCCTCCGTGAACAACCACCGGACGTGACCAATCCCTTTAAGAATCTTCCATCACCGTTCGTCGTGATGGAACGCGGCCCAGGGGGTCACGCCCCGTATGGTGACTTTGACGGTACTGCGTGGGAATATTTCCAGAATCGGAGAGAGTCGCAGATAAACCTCATCCAGTCGGAATACGGTCAAGCAGTCAAAGCAGACGCTGTTACCTTTCAGGAGAGACTGAACGACCTTGAAGATGCAGGTCTAACTGAGGACACACTGGTCATCTACACCTCCGACCACGGTGAATTATTGGGCGAAGGCGGCGGGTTGGGTCATAACGAGCCAATGCGACCTGAGCTAGTCTACGTCCCGACAGTATTCATCCATCCCGACATTGACTCCCAAACGGTGTCTGGCCGTCACTTTAGACACGTGGACGTAGTACCAACCATTACGTCGATACTATCGGCTCCACTTGAAGGTGAATTGGATGGCCGAGCAGCCACCGATGGACTATCTGAAGAACCTGGGCTAACCTTCTACGATAGTTCATTTCTCCCCGATGCGATTCCATTCCTCGACGGGAATCTCTGCTACGAGGGTGCGTGGGACGCCGCCGGAGGGTATATGTTCGCCAAGAGTGGACGAAGTGATAGACTCGCCGTCCTGTTCGGCAAGAGCGTCAAAAGTGCAAAGCGAGGCTATCTCCGGCGGAATATTGCCCGAGCCGCAAAGTCGTACTGGACTGATGAGAAAGCCTTCGGGCAACCCGATTTCGAACGAGACCAAGCGACCGCGCAACTTCAGGAGGTCAGGGAACGGAAAATAGCCACGACTGAAGTCAAGTTGACCGACGATGCCGAGGACCAACTTCACGATTTAGGATATCTGTAAGTGAATAACGACGAACTCCTGCCCAAACAGCTCTCCAAGGTGGTTCCCCTACGAATGAGACTGTGTAGTAAAGTAGTTAGCATCAAACGTTGCGATAGAGGCGTTCATAAATGTTGAACGTTCTACGGGCGCACTCTTCCCACGTAAACTGGGCGGTCTGCTCTATCCCACGGTTCGCTAGCCTCTTATGCCGGTTGGGGTTGTCTAGAAGCCTCACCATTGTGTCCGCGAACGCGGTTGCGTCGTCCGGATTATCAATGAGGACGCCACCGTCACCCACTACCTCCGGAACTGCGTACACGTTTGAGGCGATGACGGGCGTTCCACAGGCCATCGCCTCTGCAAGAGTCAACCCGAAGTTCTCGTGATACGTCGGCGAGATCATCGCAGTTGCCCCGGCGTAGAGGGATGGAAGTATAGATTCAGGTACTTTACCGAGACGAGTGATTCGGTTCCCGAAGTCGGCGTTGACTATCAACCGGTCTATCTCGGGGGTATCCCACCCCGATCCTGCGACGATGAGTGATATATCGGATCGACGTCTCGCTGCTTCATCGAACGACTGGACGAGTCCAGTAGGGTTCTTCCGCTGGGAGCAGTTGTTGACTGTTAAGAAGTACGGCTGCTCAACATCTAGACCGTCGAGCCCTCGTTCAATCACTTCGTCGGACAAAGGCGTGAATCGATCGTGGTCGATTCCATTATAAACTGCCGACACTGCGCCCTCGTCAAGTGGATAGTGATCGAGTAGTTGCCGACGACTGGACTCGGATACTGCAATTACATGATCAAGCTTTCGGCATAGGTACGGCCAGACGTGCGTCTTCTGTATTCGGGTCTTGAGCGGCGCAGGATGTTCGTCAATCACGAGCGGTTCAATACCGTGTATTGTCGTCACTGTCGATGCTGAGAGCCGCCCGACAAGCGGAAAGCGATGGATTCCCTCCTCAAAGTGAATTACGTCCAAGTCAAACTCGGCAAGCCGTCGTGCTGCTAGCCCTGGAATCGATGGGATGACGACAGGTTCGACCCGTGGATGGTCAAACAGGGGAAGAGAGTCGTCGGAGAACTGAAAAAAGACGAACTTCACGTCGTCAGTCAGGTCAAGGAGCGCTTCGCAGAGTTTCCGTCGATAAACTTGTGGACCGCCGACCGACTGGTGAAGACGTTCGGTCTGAATTCCAACCCGCATTCGACGCAACTCTTTCTCAGACATACAAATGAGTATGTCGGTTTGTTCGAGACTGGTGCAAGTCCGATGCGACGATTTCACGCAGTTGCTATCGGTCAAAGGAGGCTCTGTCCAGTATATCGGCTACTGTGTTATTTTGGACTCCGACGTGATTCATCACGGCCTCAATCATCGCCGCCTCCGCTTGACGCACGCTCCGAGCGAGAAGGTACAGTCCGACATGGAGGACTCCGACAAACGTGGCGTATCCCGCGACGACTATCGGAGAGATAGCGACCGATTGACGAACGACGACTCCAACCATGCCAGCGACGACGAGCGTCCCTACCACCGGTCTAAGGTAATCCCGACAGAATGGGTGTAGACCTTTCTCACGATAGAGGTATGCCGATACCGCCACGTTACCGAGTAGGAAGGCGGCCATCGACCCAAGCGCAGCACCGACAATTCCGAGGCTCGGGACCAGTAACACGCTAAGTATTAAGTTAACTAGGACCATCAATGAACGGGCGGCTAACAATTTTCGACGCTGTCCCAGCATGATGAGCGTATGGCCGTTCGTCCCGAGTAGCGTATGGGAGAAGAATCCGAGCGCGAGCAACTGCATCACCGACGCACCTGCGGCGAGGTCCGGACCGAATACGACAGTAAGGACGGACTTCGGGAAAAACATGAACGTCAGAAACAGCGGAAGCGAAGCACCGACGACCCACTTGGTCAGTATCACGTACAGTGATTGGACACGTTCGATGTCGCCGTCAGAGTAGAACCGTGACGCAATTGGGAGATAGAGGAAGGTAACCGAACCGAGGATCATCGGAATCGTTCGTGTCAGTAGAACAGTCGCACTGTAGAGACCGACCGTCGCTGTGTCAGTGTATATCCATATAATGAACGTGTCTACCCACCGCATCAGATGATTGGCAAAGAAAACAGCGAGTAGCGGAAAGGAGAAGACGACGAGTCGGCGCGCAACAACGGGTTCGGGAAAAGTCGGTCGGTACTCGATATTGAGTGCGATGTAAACTATGAACACGAGTGCGGCAATGACGTATCCGCCGACCCACGCCAAGATGACGGACTCGAATCCGAAGTTGAAGAAGCCTGCTACCGCCACGGCGGCGAGGAAGCCGAACTTAGGTACTAGCGTGCGAAAGTAGAGCTTCGGCTTGGAGTTGTTTAATCCCCGGAAAACGGCGACGAATACGTCCACGAACACCATGGCAGGGAGTGCGAACGCAAATAGCGAGATGTATGTTACTAGTTCTGAATCACCGAACAGCGACACAAACCGACTTCCATACGCGAACATGACGACAGCCAGAATCGCGGTAACACCACTCGAGACAAGTACGCCCGCCCCGATCGTCTCACGAATCGTCGCGGTATTCTGACCACCTTGCTCGTAACCGAGTTGACGTGGGAGGCCAGTTCGAAATCCGAGTGTGCCGACAGCCGCGACAAGTGAAGTAATCAAGACCCCAAGCTTCAGCAATCCATATCCTGACTCAGAGAACGTGCGAACGACCCAGACCTCCGCAAGAAGCCCCGAACCCCGGCCGATAATCGTCCCGAGGAGGACGATGACCGCACCGCGGAAGGCGTCTTGTAGCGCATCTGCGAGATCACTGTCGGCGTCGCTCATGATCCAAAACGAGTCCAGACGAGTAAAGCAGACTCCCGGTCGATTCGCATAGGGATTGCATGGAGGGTACTGAATGAAGAGGAGACCACGTTCAGAGGGTGAACATTCATTGGACTACCTTTTTGAGAGCCGTTATAGAAAAGTTCTGATTCACAAGTTGGCCACATCCTCGACAGATGAAGTCCGGTACTTGATAACGACTACGCTTTGTCGCGGACCCCGGTAAGTACGTAGACATCGTTTT
Encoded proteins:
- a CDS encoding sulfatase-like hydrolase/transferase; this translates as MSDEPNVFILSADSLNQQYFSDFLPELADLVNAVDFTDAIATASDTNSAMPGLATSVYSDSVPGWGLPDEDPPVTIAERLAKSGYDCGLWTDNYLFGEEYNYTTGFSAGNLGTPTWKKRLVNAIRESPFEQTLNIAEWVYFNVFSQLKGKIASEESFYRTAEDLHSSALEWIRTSNDSPTFCWIHYMDTHHPYEPPSDYLNPISFNESRSRSKLGEFTRNVIKANGEGFSDSEIEDVRKAYRASCRYLFEEVRRFIQILVEENHFKPSKDVLVFTADHGECLSPREHGVMGHVPPAFWEEIVNVPLLVSRPNWDRETVEGQVSLIDVMPTILDAVGVDIPGSAEGTAWRTPKDAVVEQSMFVSEWQATNWDSRQTYRGVRTDAGWKLFGAHKDGTDVGILARRSPEDSEEEVYIGDSNPMGEFGDRWHELSAELDRGPILGTDEKIETEDSVEDHLRDLGYVE
- a CDS encoding glycosyltransferase family 4 protein; its protein translation is MPENTNDKWEGPSVKMVTQFFHPDTSANATILTELAIGLADRGVDIDVLTGQPAYSSADRERTEPKFEVYEGVPIRRIIATRFDKNEGTKYRLLNDVSFFLSAFLHLLFSRRKQTLLLPTAPPFLPILGWWLGTIRGYSYVPVVYDLYPDMAVELGYLSEDGVVYRVWDWLNRCAYRRADEVITIGETMKETLVSKYGEECNVTVIHNWEDGEFIQPQQKTENEFSWEHNLVEPTTVLYSGNLGLHHDLESVVEAASKLEKTRRSVSDQFEFLFIGEGGKKPKLMEMAADYGLDTVSFLPYQPKEVLPDSLTSGDIALVTMEEGVEGLCVSSKFYTALASGQAVLAISKPDSEIGRVVERTGCGIRVDPQSPDQIVDAITRWLDDPEMTEKMGERAREVFEQEFNKQRSLKQYHEQLSKVDG
- a CDS encoding NAD-dependent epimerase/dehydratase family protein; this encodes MDWKDDRVLVTGGAGFIGSHLTERLLELGTEVVVADDFSRGSRENIEHLLNDIELRTVDLTTHKGCVEATEGVDHVFHLAASVGGIHYIQRENVGGLTPSVLMNQNMLEAARINDVDRLLFASSACIYRQQHDDLNRFSEDQAIPANPHSTYGWAKVLGEVACEAYHEDCDLDTAMVRIFNCYGPRESLDPDSSHVIPSLCRKVIEEPDGGSIELFGDGTQQRGFIYIADLVEGMIRAIEKKVDGEPVNLGNGDEVVTINELAETIVDISGKDISIQHDLSKPTGTDKYAADDTKMKEELNWEPTVKFEVGVKEVYDWAKEQLDAEKAAATAGGSQ
- a CDS encoding NAD-dependent epimerase/dehydratase family protein, whose amino-acid sequence is MSFDSERVLVTGGASFIGSHLVEDLVERGARVRVADDFSSGTIENLAAVKDEIEVLDGNLKRRSFAEEATQDIDRVFHLAADHGGRGYISNYPANCATNMALDNIVFETAVENGVEKITFASSACTYPTDIQQEQRPLREDMVSFDERGGAYADEAYGWAKLMGERSLQAFHEQYGVDASAVRIFTAYGPRENETHAIVALIAKAYAEQDPYQIWGDGEQTRNFTYVSDIVSALVLANERISDATPVNAGIPDYISINEVAEAIFDYLDWEPDEINRMTDKPVGVRHRAADTTRAEELLGWEPEHSLKDGMAETIDWYVENRDKGYVQENLETLLHER
- a CDS encoding glycosyltransferase family 4 protein; translated protein: MKILYYGSSTQIHSGASQWMFRLAKGIRERGRHHTIAILPGDEGIMEWYDKTGIETIIHWTEPLRLRRSLLGHIGFLLYSLIATVTLTIHIYREDVDIVHVNEIKYPHGLIAGKLAGAKTVCHVRAHVDSWWLRWFLARFTALCSDRIICVSKRTQERLFHDVGIESKNIQVVHDGVPSPERFRNPPNDDEFYNRLGIDPESFVVLQVSKLAQTKGHDRLLDVADYLEEYDDIEFCLMGGRVDGHEEYADSLETAAVKQERVHLTGFYPDVVEALIAADVVVHLPRHEDPFPGVVLEGMLAAKPVVGSRSGGIPEQITHGETGFIVPKKNAPDEIAERLTELYENESLCSQMGVTGREHALERFPVEGHFNEIEEVYTSL
- a CDS encoding sulfatase-like hydrolase/transferase, giving the protein MANGLCESLQSLDVENVFVYVGDAVRWDYLPDEISSEGAVIKTVAASVHSPPSFASLSTGLYPPTHGVSSFSNQVHPNIPTLFDLDGYETRFLNSVREQSHDVDPIYSVLREQPPDVTNPFKNLPSPFVVMERGPGGHAPYGDFDGTAWEYFQNRRESQINLIQSEYGQAVKADAVTFQERLNDLEDAGLTEDTLVIYTSDHGELLGEGGGLGHNEPMRPELVYVPTVFIHPDIDSQTVSGRHFRHVDVVPTITSILSAPLEGELDGRAATDGLSEEPGLTFYDSSFLPDAIPFLDGNLCYEGAWDAAGGYMFAKSGRSDRLAVLFGKSVKSAKRGYLRRNIARAAKSYWTDEKAFGQPDFERDQATAQLQEVRERKIATTEVKLTDDAEDQLHDLGYL
- a CDS encoding glycosyltransferase family 4 protein → MSEKELRRMRVGIQTERLHQSVGGPQVYRRKLCEALLDLTDDVKFVFFQFSDDSLPLFDHPRVEPVVIPSIPGLAARRLAEFDLDVIHFEEGIHRFPLVGRLSASTVTTIHGIEPLVIDEHPAPLKTRIQKTHVWPYLCRKLDHVIAVSESSRRQLLDHYPLDEGAVSAVYNGIDHDRFTPLSDEVIERGLDGLDVEQPYFLTVNNCSQRKNPTGLVQSFDEAARRRSDISLIVAGSGWDTPEIDRLIVNADFGNRITRLGKVPESILPSLYAGATAMISPTYHENFGLTLAEAMACGTPVIASNVYAVPEVVGDGGVLIDNPDDATAFADTMVRLLDNPNRHKRLANRGIEQTAQFTWEECARRTFNIYERLYRNV
- a CDS encoding flippase, encoding MSDADSDLADALQDAFRGAVIVLLGTIIGRGSGLLAEVWVVRTFSESGYGLLKLGVLITSLVAAVGTLGFRTGLPRQLGYEQGGQNTATIRETIGAGVLVSSGVTAILAVVMFAYGSRFVSLFGDSELVTYISLFAFALPAMVFVDVFVAVFRGLNNSKPKLYFRTLVPKFGFLAAVAVAGFFNFGFESVILAWVGGYVIAALVFIVYIALNIEYRPTFPEPVVARRLVVFSFPLLAVFFANHLMRWVDTFIIWIYTDTATVGLYSATVLLTRTIPMILGSVTFLYLPIASRFYSDGDIERVQSLYVILTKWVVGASLPLFLTFMFFPKSVLTVVFGPDLAAGASVMQLLALGFFSHTLLGTNGHTLIMLGQRRKLLAARSLMVLVNLILSVLLVPSLGIVGAALGSMAAFLLGNVAVSAYLYREKGLHPFCRDYLRPVVGTLVVAGMVGVVVRQSVAISPIVVAGYATFVGVLHVGLYLLARSVRQAEAAMIEAVMNHVGVQNNTVADILDRASFDR